In the genome of Planctomyces sp. SH-PL62, the window GACGACCGAGGAGACCGTCGACTGCGGCCTCTACGTCCGCAAGAAGATCCTCTATCAGTCCGAGCCCGGCTCGCGGGTCCCCGCGTATCTGCTGATCCCCAAGGCGGTCCTCGGAAATCCCCAGGCGCGGGTCCCGGCGATTCTCTGTCTGCACGGGACCGACAACGTCGTCGGCGCGGGGGTCGTCGTCGGCGTGGGCGACCGTCCCAACCGCCAGTACGCCCGCGAGCTTGCGGAGCGCGGCTACGTGACGCTGGCGCCGAACTATCCGCTGCTCGCGGAGTATCAGCCGGACCTGGCGAAGCTCGGCTGGGAGAGCGGCAGCCTGAAAGCCGTCTGGGACAACATCCGGGGGATCGACCTGCTGAGCTCGCTCCCCTACGTCCGTCCCGACGCGATCGGCGTGATCGGCCACTCGCTCGGCGGCCACAACGCCGTCTTCACCGCCGTTTTCGACGATCGGATCAAGGCCGTCGTCTCCAGTTGCGGCCTTGATTCGTTCCTGGATTACAAGCACGGCGACGAGGCCAACTGGCAGCCGGAGCGGGGCTGGTGCCAGACCCGATACATGAAGCGGCTGGC includes:
- a CDS encoding alpha/beta hydrolase family protein — translated: MKRNGLIMFANVLLILGSSISSASGPDEAPPTASARLPREDLLVRRTADGARAPVRSVEDWSERRAEIVRGVESIMGRLPGEARRSPLDPTTEETVDCGLYVRKKILYQSEPGSRVPAYLLIPKAVLGNPQARVPAILCLHGTDNVVGAGVVVGVGDRPNRQYARELAERGYVTLAPNYPLLAEYQPDLAKLGWESGSLKAVWDNIRGIDLLSSLPYVRPDAIGVIGHSLGGHNAVFTAVFDDRIKAVVSSCGLDSFLDYKHGDEANWQPERGWCQTRYMKRLADYRGRLAEIPFDFHELIGALAPRRTLIIAPFGDANFDWRSVDRIAAAARPVFDLYGAADHLRVEHPDSAHDFPEAMRQAAYKLFDDEFGRPAAARP